GGTGGTGACGAGGTGCTCCACGCGCGCGGCCATCAGAGGATCACCACCGAGCGCAGGACGTCACCCTCGTGCATCCGGGCGAAGGCCTTCTCGGCGTCGTCGAGTCCGATCGTCTCGGTGACGAACGCGCCCAGGTCGATGCGGCCCTGCTGGTGCAGGTCGATGAGCATTGGGAAGTCACGCGACGGCAGGCAGTCGCCGTACCAGGACGACTTGAGAGCGCCGCCGCGCCCGAAGACGTCGAGGAGCGGGAGCTCCAGCTTCATCTCGGGGGTCGGCACGCCGACCAAAACGACCGTGCCCGCCAGGTCGCGGGCGTAGAACGCCTGCCGGTACGTCTCCGGGTGCCCGACCGCTTCGATCACGACGTCGGCGCCGAACCCGCCCGTCAGCTCGCGGATCGCCTCGACGGGGTCGGAGGTGCGGCTGTTGACGGTGTGGGTGGCGCCCATCGAGCGGGCGGTCTCCAGCTTCCGGTCGTCGATGTCCACCGCGATGATGCGGGCGGCGCCCGCGAGGCGCGACCCCACGACCGCCGCGTCGCCGACGCCGCCGCAGCCGATGACGGCGACCGTGTCGCCCCGGCCGACCTTGCCGGTGTTGATCGCAGCGCCGATGCCGGCCATCACGCCGCAGCCGAGCAGCCCGGCGACGGCGGGCGCGACGGACGGGTCCACCTTGGTGCACTGGCCGGCCGCGACCAGCGTCTTCTCGGCGAAGGCCCCGATACCGAGCGCCGCCGACAGTTCGGTGCCGTCCTCCAGCGTCATCTTCTGCGTGGCGTTGTGGGTGTCGAAGCAGTACCAGGGCCGGCCGCGACGGCATGCCCGGCACTTGCCGCAGACGGCCCGCCAATTCAAGATCACGAAGTCGCCCGGGGCGACATCGGTGACGTCCGGTCCTACGGACTCCACCACTCCCGCCGCCTCATGGCCGAGGAGGAAGGGGAAGTCGTCGTTGATACCGCCCTGCTTGTAGTGGAGGTCGGTGTGGCAGACGCCGCAGGCCTGCACCTTCACCACCGCTTCGCCGGGGCCGGGGTCCGGGACGATGATCGTCTCGACCCGCACGGGCTCGTTCTTCCCCGGGGCCACGACCCCTCGGACCTGCTGTGCCATCGCGGCGTATCCCTTCCTTGGTACGGGTGTACGACACCACTATCGCGCTCGGGGAGCGCGCCTGGGGAATCCTTACGTCCGCAGCGGCTCCCCGACGCGCGAGACACCCGCCTCGGGTTCCTTCCGGACGGCGGCGCGCCGCCATGTGAAGTACGGGGTGCAACACGATTGCCCGGCGTGGTGTTTCTCAAGATGTAAGGGCAGGCCCTGAACGGGGGAATCGCATGAGGACACGTCTGGATGACCGGACCGAGGCCGTCGGCTCGACGCTCATCGGTCAGATGGGGCCGGGGTCGGGGTCGAGCGGGGAGCCGCCGCCTTCCGTGCCGTATACGACGGCGGTCGAACCGGCCGCGCGGACGGGCCCGTCCGCCGCTGTCGCCGGAATACGCCCGGGCCCGGTCAGCGGCACACTGACCGGGCCCGGACGTCCGGCGCGGACCTCTGCTCACGCGGGGGTGCCCGTCAGGGACGCGCCACGTGGGCGGGGCTTCAGAGAGTCGACTTGAACAGCAGGCGGTTCGGGGTGCCGCTGATGTTGCCGCCGATGACGTTCGCGGTGCTGTTGCCGATCAGCCAGTTGTTGACGGTCGCGCTGGACGCGTCGCCGTAGGCCGACTTGTAGAGGGCTGCCACACCGGCGACGTGCGGCGACGCCATCGAGGTGCCGCTCATCGTGGTGGAGCCGCCGCCGACGCGGGCGGAGCTGATGTTGACGCCCGGCGCGTACAGGTCGGTGCAGCTGCCGAAGTTGCTGAAGCCGGCCTTGCGGTCCGAGGAGTCCGACGCGGCGACGGTGATGGTGCCGGACGCGCTGGCGGGGGACACGTTGCACGCGTTCTGGTTCTCGTTGCCAGCGGCGACGGCCAGGTGGACGCCGGAGTTGGCCAGGGCGGTCGCGGCGTTGTTCAGGGCCGCGGAGTAGCCGCCGCCCAGCGACGCGTTGGCCACGGCGGGCTTGACGGCGTTCTGACGGACCCAGTCGAAGCCCGCGATGATGCCGGAGAACGAACCGGAGCCCTGGCAGTCGAGCACGCGCACACCGCGCAGCTGGACACCCTTGGCCACACCGTAGGTGGCGCCGCCGACGGTGCCCGCGACATGCGTGCCGTGACCGTTGCAGTCCTGGCCGTTGCCGCCGAACGCGTCGAACACGTTGCGGGCGCGGCCGCCGAAGTCGGCGTGGCCCGTCGCGATGCCCGTGTCGATGATGTACGCCGTCACACCCGTGCCGTTGCGGTTGTACGTGTACAGGCCGTCGCGGCCGCTGCGCTGGTCTATGCGGTCCAGGCCCCACGGGGCGTTGGTCTGCGTGGCCGTGGCGGTGACCTTCTGGTCCTCCTCGATGGACAGGACGCGGGAGTCGCGCCGCAGCTCCTCGAGCTGGGCGGGGCTGAGGTCCGCGGCGAAGCCGTTGAGGACGTTGCGGTACAGGTGCCGAGTCTTGACCGACTCGGTCTTGGCGAGACCGGCGGCGTCGGCACCGGCCTTGAGGGTCACGATGTAGCGGCCCTTGATCTCCTGCGCGGCGGGCGCCTCCGCCACCTTCAACAGCGGGGCGGGCGCCGGCTCGGCCGCGGTGGCGGCGGAGGCGAGAGTGGGGGAGAGGGCCATGGGGACGGCCAGGACGAGGGCACCGATGTGACTTCTGCGCATGGGTAAGCGAACACCTCATCGTGAGTCCGGCCGGACCACAGACCCGGCCGGGTGTGGGGGAGCGCGCCACCACGCCGTACGGGCACCAGCGGTGACCGGGCGACTGGGGATGGGCGGCGTGCGGGGGGTTGAACAGCGCGGTACGGCGGCGGACGCCGTGACGGCTGTCGTGCGGTACGGCATCGGAACGGGCCGATGGAGGACCCGTTCCCGCCGGTCTCCCGTTCTTCATGACGGGCGCCCGACGCGCGCCGGGGCCAGGGGCCGCGGGTCGGGATCTCCGCCCGGCGGTCCGAGGTGATTTCCCGGCGCGGCGTTGAACATAGCGACGGCCATGACGAGTTGACCACGGCCGAATCAGGCATGACCGCCATCGGACACGAGGGTGAAGGGAAGGTGGCCGGCCATGGCCAAAGATCGAGCGAGCGTCTTATGGTCCTGTCCATGTCATCGAAGATCCCCCACCGGCCGCCCGCGGGGGCACCCGGAGCACCGCCCCGCGCGCCGGAGGCGGACCGGGGTGAGCCCGACGAGCAGAGCCGCGACCTGGCCATGGGTCGTGCCGCCTACGAGGCGCTCGTCCAGCGGATGGCGCGACCTCAGGAGACGGGCGCCGCTGACGCGCGGGAGCCCTTGGCCGAGGACACGGAATCGCTGCCGGAGGACGTACGGCGCTGGCTCGCCGACCGGGGCCTGCTCGACGGGGAGCACCAGCGGGTGCGTTCACCCCAGCGGGCCCTGCACGAGCTGGTGGCCGAGCACCGGTCACGGATCGACCGGTGCCGCGAGGAGCTTCACCGCGGCCTGGAGGCCGTGGACGACGTGCTCAGGCTGCTTCCGGACATGGCGCCCACCCGTTGGGACATTGTTGAAGCCGAGTTCTTCGACGACCGCACCCGGCTGCGCCAGCGGCTCGACGATCTGGACGTGCTCTGCCAGGAACAGGTGCTGTGCATGCGCACCAGCTTCCCGGGGAGGGAGGTGCTGGAAGCCGGTGTGGAGTCCGACGTGCGGCTGCTGGAACGCGGCATCGACCTGCGGCTCCTGGTGACCGCGCGGGCCCTGCGGCGCACCGGCGTCGGTCACTACCTCTCCGTCCTGATGGACCACGGTGCCCAGGTGCGGGTCGCCGCGACCGTACCGCTCCACCTGAACGTCTTCGACCGGGCCGTCACCGTCATGGCCGTCGGCACAGCCGATGGACACGCCGAGGCCTCCGGCGACGTCATCCTGCACAGCACGCGGCTCGCCGAGTCCTTCGTCCGTGTCTTCGAACACCACTGGGCCACCGGCCACCCGGCGGCCTCCACGGTCAGGCGCCCCGGAACGGGCGGCGCGCCAGAGGACTACTCGCCGAGGGAGCGCGAAGTCCTCGCCCTCCTCGCCGCCGGGGCGAAGGACGAGGCGATCGCCCGCCGACTGGGCTGCTCCGAACGCACCCTGCGCCGCCTGCTGACCGCCCTGGTCGCCAAGCTGGGCGCCGACAGCCGCTTCGCGGCGGGCGTCCAGGCGGTCCGGCTGGGCCTCATCGACTGAATCGCCCGGGGCCCGGGCCCGGGGGCCCATGGGCAATGGGCAGGAGGCGGCGCACGAGTGGCGGCCGTCGTCTCGTCACCAGGAGCACGAGCAGGACCATGGGCAGAGAGCAGGAGCAGGCCCAGGGCCGTGCGCAGGACGTTCTGACGACGGGGAGCAGCGCCGGGGCCTCGGTGCGGTCGCGTCCCCGTACGGGCGCGAGGCGGGAACCGAGGCTCGAAAGCCCTGCGGGCGTGGGCGCGGTGTGCACGAGCCGCCGTCCGGGCGGAAGCTACGGCCTCCTCGCGGGTGAGCGGGCGGGGCGGCGGCAGGGGCGGCTTCTTCAAGCCGTCTTCGGCGAAACGGTTTTCGCGGCCCTCGACGGGTTACGCGCTGTCCATGAGTGAAACGGACAAGAACCAGAGCAAGGGCACGACGACGAGCGCGGGCGGCTCGGCGAACGGGAAGGCCGGTTCCGCCACCGGTTCGGCCGCGAAGTCGGCCGGGCGTACGGCGCGTTCCGCCGCCGACCGCGTGCGGGAGACCGGCGAGAAGGCCGCGGGCAAGGCCGGTGAGAAGGCGACGGGCACGCTGGCGGTGTCCACCCAGGTGCTCACCTCCACGGTCAACGGCGTCTGGCGCAAGGCCGCGGTACCGGCGCTGGGCCTCCTCAAGGCCAACCCGGTCACCGCGGGCGGCGTCGCCGCGGCGGCGGCCGTGGCGGTCGGCGCCTACGCCGGTGGGCGCAGGTCCGTCCGCCGCGCCCACGGCCCCGTCACCCGGCTCACCGGCGGCCGCCTCTGATCGGCCCGGCGGCACACCCCGTACGGGGTGCCCGCACCACTGAGCCCCCCAGCCCGCGCCGGGGGGCTCCGGGCTGCTCGGACTCACCCGGACGGGTCATCACGCGCCCCGTGCGACGCTCTTGTTGCGGCCCGCCCGGGCGCACGCCGGGCGGGCCCGTCGGTTCCGGTCGGGGACACGCCTGTTCGGGCTCGTCACGGCGGCTCGGGAAGCGCACGGCGGGTGAGGTGACACGCGGCCGGGGTACGGCGGCGGGTTGTCCGCCGGTGGGTGGTTTCGGGGCGACGCCAACAAGCGGGGGGCAGTTGCTCTCTGGTGATGAGCGTTTTCGCGGTGTAGCGTCATTGGCAGATGTCGTGGTTCGCAGTTCCTGCCCACGCTGAGGCGTGGGCTTCTTGCTGTGCAGTGCCTGAGAACCAGGGCGATCACCTCCGGGCCCGCGCGGTGTGGGCCCGATATCGACTGAGAGGCATGAGCATGGCCAGCGGAACCGTGAAGTGGTTCAACTCCGAAAAGGGCTTCGGCTTCATCGCGCAGGACGGCGGCGGTCCGGATGTCTTCGCGCACTACTCCAACATCAACGCCTCGGGTTACCGCGAGCTCCAGGAGGGCCAGGCGGTGACCTTCGACATCACGCAGGGCCAGAAGGGCCCGCAGGCGGAGAACATCACCCCCGCCTGATCCGCCGAACAGGCGAACGCCGGGGCCTCCGGGAGCACACGCTCCGGGGGCCCTGGCCCGTTCCGGCAACTGGCCGCCCGGGACCCCGCCGGGGCTCCGACCGCCTCTGCCGCCACCGCGACCCCCGACCGCCACCGTCAGACCGCGGTCCCAACCGCCACCGCCACCCTCGCCGCCTCAGCCGCGTTCGCCCGTCTCCAACGCCGCCCGCACGTGGTGGTCATGGCTTTCCGGGACGGGGGTACACGACCGTCTCCGGTAAGCGGAGCGCGCGGCTCCCGAGATTGGGCCGCGCCGACGAGGAGGAGGACTTCCCCATGTCGCAGGTCGAGGAATCCGTCACGGTGGACGTTCCGGTCCGCACCGCGTACGACCAGTGGACCCAGTTCGAGACGTTCCCCCAGTTCATGGAGGGCGTGGAACGGATCGAACAGCGCACCGACACGCTCACCCACTGGACGACCAACGTGAACGGGGTGAGCAGGTCCTTCGACGCCAGGATCACCGAGCAGATCCCCGACGAGCGCGTTGCCTGGACGACCGTGGACGGCGAGGCCAGGCAGGCCGGGGTCGTCACTTTCCACCGCATCGACGACTCCACCACCAAGGTCATGCTCCAGATGGACTTCGAGCCCGATGGCGTGGCGGAGACCGTCGGCGACAAGCTGGGCTTCGTCAAGCGGCAGGTCCGCGGCGACCTGGAGCGGTTCAAGTCCTTCATCGAGAGCCGGGGTACGGAAACCGGCGCCTGGCGCGGCGAGGTCGTCTGACGAGCCGCCCCACCGCCCTCGTACCGGCCGCCGGGGGTACGAGGGCGGTGACCGGCCCATGACCACGCCGTCGGCCGCGGTGTGGTCAGGACCCCGCCCGCGGTTGCGGGGGTGCTGCCGGGCCCGGCGTTCGTTGCCGAACTTGTACGCGCCCGTCCAGCGGGCCATC
This genomic window from Streptomyces thermolilacinus SPC6 contains:
- a CDS encoding SRPBCC family protein; protein product: MSQVEESVTVDVPVRTAYDQWTQFETFPQFMEGVERIEQRTDTLTHWTTNVNGVSRSFDARITEQIPDERVAWTTVDGEARQAGVVTFHRIDDSTTKVMLQMDFEPDGVAETVGDKLGFVKRQVRGDLERFKSFIESRGTETGAWRGEVV
- a CDS encoding S-(hydroxymethyl)mycothiol dehydrogenase, which codes for MAQQVRGVVAPGKNEPVRVETIIVPDPGPGEAVVKVQACGVCHTDLHYKQGGINDDFPFLLGHEAAGVVESVGPDVTDVAPGDFVILNWRAVCGKCRACRRGRPWYCFDTHNATQKMTLEDGTELSAALGIGAFAEKTLVAAGQCTKVDPSVAPAVAGLLGCGVMAGIGAAINTGKVGRGDTVAVIGCGGVGDAAVVGSRLAGAARIIAVDIDDRKLETARSMGATHTVNSRTSDPVEAIRELTGGFGADVVIEAVGHPETYRQAFYARDLAGTVVLVGVPTPEMKLELPLLDVFGRGGALKSSWYGDCLPSRDFPMLIDLHQQGRIDLGAFVTETIGLDDAEKAFARMHEGDVLRSVVIL
- a CDS encoding helix-turn-helix transcriptional regulator: MSSKIPHRPPAGAPGAPPRAPEADRGEPDEQSRDLAMGRAAYEALVQRMARPQETGAADAREPLAEDTESLPEDVRRWLADRGLLDGEHQRVRSPQRALHELVAEHRSRIDRCREELHRGLEAVDDVLRLLPDMAPTRWDIVEAEFFDDRTRLRQRLDDLDVLCQEQVLCMRTSFPGREVLEAGVESDVRLLERGIDLRLLVTARALRRTGVGHYLSVLMDHGAQVRVAATVPLHLNVFDRAVTVMAVGTADGHAEASGDVILHSTRLAESFVRVFEHHWATGHPAASTVRRPGTGGAPEDYSPREREVLALLAAGAKDEAIARRLGCSERTLRRLLTALVAKLGADSRFAAGVQAVRLGLID
- a CDS encoding S8 family peptidase, yielding MRRSHIGALVLAVPMALSPTLASAATAAEPAPAPLLKVAEAPAAQEIKGRYIVTLKAGADAAGLAKTESVKTRHLYRNVLNGFAADLSPAQLEELRRDSRVLSIEEDQKVTATATQTNAPWGLDRIDQRSGRDGLYTYNRNGTGVTAYIIDTGIATGHADFGGRARNVFDAFGGNGQDCNGHGTHVAGTVGGATYGVAKGVQLRGVRVLDCQGSGSFSGIIAGFDWVRQNAVKPAVANASLGGGYSAALNNAATALANSGVHLAVAAGNENQNACNVSPASASGTITVAASDSSDRKAGFSNFGSCTDLYAPGVNISSARVGGGSTTMSGTSMASPHVAGVAALYKSAYGDASSATVNNWLIGNSTANVIGGNISGTPNRLLFKSTL
- a CDS encoding cold-shock protein → MASGTVKWFNSEKGFGFIAQDGGGPDVFAHYSNINASGYRELQEGQAVTFDITQGQKGPQAENITPA